A window from Vanessa atalanta chromosome 16, ilVanAtal1.2, whole genome shotgun sequence encodes these proteins:
- the LOC125070162 gene encoding MOXD1 homolog 1-like isoform X1 — MHLQTVLILSALFLCDAKLPRFKQHTQPNDLPSNTAQNSQSSRILQTGNKNEKTSRIVDQYRTRHRRESYASNSYESGLIWAHAERLDENGDVILRWVNTDSTITFRLEARTRGYVALGFNSARNMRGADLVVAWVDDRYGNAQILDCHGLAFDDRAVADEVQNYEMVLGFQNDTHTIVEFRRQLDTCDRQDFVIGEDTTQILWALGPEGSDGELPKHVESGSRPLRLLQPLPKPDTIPLKHWDVKINNLTIPHVMATLFWCKVFKAPELTKKHHIVGYQPLIDSRPIRNGKPVQEKNSLSPVHHMVLYECAEDHDKRQWNEWSESSGFFGPARPGELATCVTPIAAWAMGSKGEFLPENVGIPLGEKGGVSYYMLEVHYDNQALHEVLDSSGIRIHYTPALRAHDAALLGAGVGVSALHVIPPKQNAYRTVGICSPECTNSTMPEDGINIVSVLLHAHGTARKISLKHIRGTEELPRISEENAYDARYQQSRIVPGGRKFFKGDTLITECTYDTTSRDKPILGGYSASQEMCLSFILYYPRTELAGCYSMTPVVEFFETFGVQEFYGLNMMQVENIFLSSGYVENLPTELEAIIRDHSAEETAMQGDDQGVGLMKDLVIKEPLEFRNKTFMAHLNEMPWHEPLLTEQIEKTLYRGWHMTFCKKRDDSWGAPIQIQNYPNYTEITSNDASEKSCNYKSVRLHSKTNTTGSSTINKLQSAILAVWILVIIAR, encoded by the exons ATGCATCTTCAAACTGTTCTAATTTTAAGCGCCTTATTTCTCTGTGATGCGAAACTGCCGAGGTTTAAACAACACACGCAACCCAATGACCTACCATCGAATACCGCACAGAACTCACAATCATCACGAATTTTACAAACAGGAAACAAAAACGAGAAAACGAGTCGAATAGTCGATCAATATAGAACACGACATAGAAGAGAATCATATGCCTCGAATTCATACGAATCGGGTTTAATATGGGCGCATGCAGAGAGGCTGGATGAGAACGGTGACGTCATTTTGCGGTGGGTTAATACGGATTCGACTATAACGTTCAGATTAGAAGCGAGAACCCGTGGTTATGTCGCTTTAGGATTCAATTCGGCGAGAAATATGAGAGGGGCGGACTTGGTTGTCGCTTGGGTGGACGACAGATACGGCAACGCTCAGATCTTG GACTGTCACGGACTAGCGTTCGATGACCGGGCGGTTGCGGACGAAGTGCAGAACTACGAGATGGTATTAGGCTTTCAAAACGACACGCACACAATCGTGGAATTTAGAAGACAGCTGGACACGTGTGATCGACAGGACTTCGTTATTGGT GAAGACACAACCCAAATTTTATGGGCGCTTGGACCAGAAGGCTCGGACGGTGAACTTCCAAAACATGTTGAGAGTGGTTCTCGACCTCTGCGATTATTGCAGCCACTGCCCAAACCAGACACTATACCACTAAAACATTGGGACgttaaaattaacaat CTGACAATTCCTCATGTCATGGCAACATTATTTTGGTGCAAAGTTTTTAAAGCGCCTGAATTAACAAAGAAGCACCATATAGTTGGCTACCAACCTTTAATAGATAGTAGACCAATCAGAAATGGAAAACCAGTCCAAGAAAAGAACAGTCTTTCTCCTGTCCATCATATGGTATTATATGAGTGCGCTGAAGACCATGATAAGCGGCAATGGAATGAGTGGTCTGAAAGTTCTGGATTTTTTGGACCAGCTCGACCGGGAGAGTTGGCGACATGTGTAACTCCCATTGCAGCTTGGGCTATGGGTTCTAAGG GTGAATTCCTGCCTGAGAACGTTGGCATCCCGCTAGGCGAGAAAGGAGGAGTCTCCTACTATATGCTTGAAGTTCATTACGACAATCAAGCGCTTCATGAAG ttttaGATAGTTCTGGCATCCGTATCCACTATACACCAGCTTTACGAGCGCATGACGCCGCGCTCTTGGGTGCTGGTGTGGGTGTCTCCGCGCTACACGTCATACCGCCGAAACAGAACGCGTACAGAACTGTGGGGATATGTAGTCCGGAGTGCACCAATAGC ACTATGCCAGAAGatggaataaatattgtatcagTCCTGCTACACGCTCACGGTACCGCGAGAAAAATTTCACTCAAGCACATACGGGGCACCGAAGAACTACCTAGAATATCTgag GAAAACGCTTATGACGCTCGCTATCAACAATCCCGAATAGTTCCAGGTGGGAGAAAATTCTTTAAAGGCGACACTTTAATCACAGAATGTACCTACGATACTACATCCAGGGATAAACCTATCTTGGGAGGATATTCAGCATCACAG GAAATGTGTCTGTCGTTCATATTATACTATCCACGGACCGAATTAGCTGGCTGTTATTCTATGACTCCAGTTGTTGAATTCTTCGAGACATTCGGCGTTCAAGAGTTCTATGGATTGAATATGATGCAGGTTGAGAACATATTTTTGTCTTCAGG ttaTGTAGAAAACTTGCCAACGGAATTGGAAGCGATTATAAGAGATCATAGTGCGGAAGAGACGGCTATGCAAGGAGACGACCAAGGCGTTGGTTTGATGA AAGACTTAGTAATTAAAGAACCCTTAGAATTCCGCAATAAGACATTCATGGCGCACTTGAACGAGATGCCTTGGCACGAGCCGCTATTAACCGAACAAATAGAAAAGACCCTGTACCGAGGATGGCATATGACTTTCTGTAAGAAAAGAGACGATAGTTGGGGAGCG CCTATCCAGATACAAAATTATCCGAATTACACCGAAATAACAAGCAACGATGCTTCAGAGAAGTCGTGTAACTATAAGAGCGTGAGATTACACTCAAAAACGAATACGACGGGTTCGTCcacgataaataaattacaatccgCCATCTTGGCTGTTTGGATCTTGGTAATAATCGCGcggtaa
- the LOC125070162 gene encoding MOXD1 homolog 1-like isoform X2 — protein MHLQTVLILSALFLCDAKLPRFKQHTQPNDLPSNTAQNSQSSRILQTGNKNEKTSRIVDQYRTRHRRESYASNSYESGLIWAHAERLDENGDVILRWVNTDSTITFRLEARTRGYVALGFNSARNMRGADLVVAWVDDRYGNAQILDCHGLAFDDRAVADEVQNYEMVLGFQNDTHTIVEFRRQLDTCDRQDFVIGEDTTQILWALGPEGSDGELPKHVESGSRPLRLLQPLPKPDTIPLKHWDVKINNLTIPHVMATLFWCKVFKAPELTKKHHIVGYQPLIDSRPIRNGKPVQEKNSLSPVHHMVLYECAEDHDKRQWNEWSESSGFFGPARPGELATCVTPIAAWAMGSKGEFLPENVGIPLGEKGGVSYYMLEVHYDNQALHEVLDSSGIRIHYTPALRAHDAALLGAGVGVSALHVIPPKQNAYRTVGICSPECTNSTMPEDGINIVSVLLHAHGTARKISLKHIRGTEELPRISEENAYDARYQQSRIVPGGRKFFKGDTLITECTYDTTSRDKPILGGYSASQEMCLSFILYYPRTELAGCYSMTPVVEFFETFGVQEFYGLNMMQVENIFLSSGYVENLPTELEAIIRDHSAEETAMQGDDQGVGLMNLVIKEPLEFRNKTFMAHLNEMPWHEPLLTEQIEKTLYRGWHMTFCKKRDDSWGAPIQIQNYPNYTEITSNDASEKSCNYKSVRLHSKTNTTGSSTINKLQSAILAVWILVIIAR, from the exons ATGCATCTTCAAACTGTTCTAATTTTAAGCGCCTTATTTCTCTGTGATGCGAAACTGCCGAGGTTTAAACAACACACGCAACCCAATGACCTACCATCGAATACCGCACAGAACTCACAATCATCACGAATTTTACAAACAGGAAACAAAAACGAGAAAACGAGTCGAATAGTCGATCAATATAGAACACGACATAGAAGAGAATCATATGCCTCGAATTCATACGAATCGGGTTTAATATGGGCGCATGCAGAGAGGCTGGATGAGAACGGTGACGTCATTTTGCGGTGGGTTAATACGGATTCGACTATAACGTTCAGATTAGAAGCGAGAACCCGTGGTTATGTCGCTTTAGGATTCAATTCGGCGAGAAATATGAGAGGGGCGGACTTGGTTGTCGCTTGGGTGGACGACAGATACGGCAACGCTCAGATCTTG GACTGTCACGGACTAGCGTTCGATGACCGGGCGGTTGCGGACGAAGTGCAGAACTACGAGATGGTATTAGGCTTTCAAAACGACACGCACACAATCGTGGAATTTAGAAGACAGCTGGACACGTGTGATCGACAGGACTTCGTTATTGGT GAAGACACAACCCAAATTTTATGGGCGCTTGGACCAGAAGGCTCGGACGGTGAACTTCCAAAACATGTTGAGAGTGGTTCTCGACCTCTGCGATTATTGCAGCCACTGCCCAAACCAGACACTATACCACTAAAACATTGGGACgttaaaattaacaat CTGACAATTCCTCATGTCATGGCAACATTATTTTGGTGCAAAGTTTTTAAAGCGCCTGAATTAACAAAGAAGCACCATATAGTTGGCTACCAACCTTTAATAGATAGTAGACCAATCAGAAATGGAAAACCAGTCCAAGAAAAGAACAGTCTTTCTCCTGTCCATCATATGGTATTATATGAGTGCGCTGAAGACCATGATAAGCGGCAATGGAATGAGTGGTCTGAAAGTTCTGGATTTTTTGGACCAGCTCGACCGGGAGAGTTGGCGACATGTGTAACTCCCATTGCAGCTTGGGCTATGGGTTCTAAGG GTGAATTCCTGCCTGAGAACGTTGGCATCCCGCTAGGCGAGAAAGGAGGAGTCTCCTACTATATGCTTGAAGTTCATTACGACAATCAAGCGCTTCATGAAG ttttaGATAGTTCTGGCATCCGTATCCACTATACACCAGCTTTACGAGCGCATGACGCCGCGCTCTTGGGTGCTGGTGTGGGTGTCTCCGCGCTACACGTCATACCGCCGAAACAGAACGCGTACAGAACTGTGGGGATATGTAGTCCGGAGTGCACCAATAGC ACTATGCCAGAAGatggaataaatattgtatcagTCCTGCTACACGCTCACGGTACCGCGAGAAAAATTTCACTCAAGCACATACGGGGCACCGAAGAACTACCTAGAATATCTgag GAAAACGCTTATGACGCTCGCTATCAACAATCCCGAATAGTTCCAGGTGGGAGAAAATTCTTTAAAGGCGACACTTTAATCACAGAATGTACCTACGATACTACATCCAGGGATAAACCTATCTTGGGAGGATATTCAGCATCACAG GAAATGTGTCTGTCGTTCATATTATACTATCCACGGACCGAATTAGCTGGCTGTTATTCTATGACTCCAGTTGTTGAATTCTTCGAGACATTCGGCGTTCAAGAGTTCTATGGATTGAATATGATGCAGGTTGAGAACATATTTTTGTCTTCAGG ttaTGTAGAAAACTTGCCAACGGAATTGGAAGCGATTATAAGAGATCATAGTGCGGAAGAGACGGCTATGCAAGGAGACGACCAAGGCGTTGGTTTGATGA ACTTAGTAATTAAAGAACCCTTAGAATTCCGCAATAAGACATTCATGGCGCACTTGAACGAGATGCCTTGGCACGAGCCGCTATTAACCGAACAAATAGAAAAGACCCTGTACCGAGGATGGCATATGACTTTCTGTAAGAAAAGAGACGATAGTTGGGGAGCG CCTATCCAGATACAAAATTATCCGAATTACACCGAAATAACAAGCAACGATGCTTCAGAGAAGTCGTGTAACTATAAGAGCGTGAGATTACACTCAAAAACGAATACGACGGGTTCGTCcacgataaataaattacaatccgCCATCTTGGCTGTTTGGATCTTGGTAATAATCGCGcggtaa